One Cohnella candidum genomic region harbors:
- a CDS encoding ABC transporter substrate-binding protein has protein sequence MRNRGKALLALSMAFGLVLTACGGGGNNSASGSPSADANSPSASSPSASASASAPAKDVKLRIGTWDGGDGLKQQQQIADNYQKLHPNVKISIESVPDQYGTKLLTQIAGGQAPDIFQIGDGDVKMFMDKGALEDLTPYIQGQNGIDLNDYYPNVLDVGKLGDKYYTMPKDYSDIGVYYNKKLFDAAGVPYPQAGWTWDQFYDTAKKLTKKEGSKYTQWGVSLPGGWLRAILPLINAYGGSVISPDGNSFEGFMNSDGTVKALELYQDMYLKDHISPSNTESAAFKGVDLFGAGKVAMNVTGRWPVMDYEKNPDLSFGVAPMPVGPSGAANTICYAGYGLYSKSANKDEAWNYLKYLTGPEGQEIMAQFAFTAVKSTTEKLGQASNEHLKPFLDDLANVKEFPEKTSTYFGASGAKAMQGVLDKMLLGKPIDIKKELDAAAKQATTDLEAAKNQ, from the coding sequence ATGAGAAACAGGGGTAAAGCTTTACTGGCACTCAGTATGGCGTTTGGACTGGTCCTGACGGCTTGCGGCGGAGGCGGAAATAACTCTGCATCCGGTTCGCCGTCCGCAGACGCAAATTCGCCGTCCGCAAGCTCGCCAAGCGCGTCGGCAAGCGCAAGCGCGCCGGCGAAAGATGTCAAGCTCCGCATCGGAACCTGGGACGGCGGAGACGGTTTGAAGCAGCAACAGCAAATTGCCGACAACTACCAGAAGCTGCATCCTAACGTCAAGATCAGCATTGAATCGGTTCCGGACCAATACGGCACGAAATTGCTCACCCAGATCGCAGGCGGTCAGGCTCCCGACATTTTCCAAATCGGCGACGGCGACGTCAAAATGTTCATGGACAAAGGCGCTCTCGAAGATTTGACTCCGTACATCCAAGGACAAAACGGCATCGACTTGAACGATTATTATCCCAACGTTCTGGATGTAGGCAAATTGGGCGACAAGTACTATACTATGCCCAAAGACTATTCCGATATCGGCGTCTATTACAACAAGAAGCTGTTCGACGCGGCGGGAGTTCCTTATCCGCAAGCGGGCTGGACGTGGGATCAATTCTACGATACCGCCAAGAAACTGACCAAAAAAGAAGGCAGCAAATATACGCAATGGGGCGTCAGCCTCCCGGGCGGATGGCTGCGCGCGATTCTTCCGCTCATTAACGCTTACGGCGGCAGCGTCATCAGCCCCGACGGCAATTCCTTCGAAGGCTTCATGAACAGCGACGGCACGGTTAAAGCGCTGGAGCTTTACCAGGACATGTACCTGAAGGATCATATTTCTCCTTCCAATACCGAATCGGCCGCTTTCAAAGGCGTAGACCTGTTCGGCGCCGGCAAAGTCGCCATGAACGTGACCGGAAGATGGCCGGTCATGGATTACGAGAAAAACCCGGATCTTTCCTTCGGAGTCGCTCCGATGCCGGTCGGCCCGAGCGGTGCCGCCAACACGATCTGTTATGCCGGTTACGGCCTGTATTCCAAATCGGCCAACAAGGATGAAGCTTGGAATTATCTCAAATATTTGACCGGTCCCGAAGGACAGGAAATCATGGCTCAATTCGCCTTCACCGCCGTCAAATCGACCACCGAAAAACTCGGTCAAGCCTCGAATGAACATCTGAAGCCGTTCCTGGACGATCTCGCGAACGTGAAGGAATTCCCGGAGAAAACGAGCACGTACTTCGGAGCTTCCGGCGCCAAAGCCATGCAGGGCGTGCTTGACAAGATGTTGCTGGGCAAACCGATCGACATCAAAAAGGAACTCGACGCAGCGGCCAAACAGGCGACTACTGACCTGGAAGCGGCCAAAAACCAATAA
- a CDS encoding carbohydrate ABC transporter permease, with protein MPIKRWTPQSLLLLLLFLVLAVLAVFPLYALALASLKPSKELLRMGLNLKWDFEIMSFKNYAFLFSESAKKYLVWYGNSLGITAVYTVLSLLLSSMVGYGIAMYRFPGRNLIFVFVLLVMMVPVEIIMLPLYKQMISLRMIDTFRGVVLPFLVAPLPIFFFRQYAEGLPKDFLDAGRMDGCTEYGIFFRIMVPLMAPAFGAMAILQALGSWNSFVWPLIVLKTGSKLTLPIGLSSLVTPYGNNYDILIAGSVIAIVPILLVFIFFQRYFVSGLTVGGVKG; from the coding sequence ATGCCAATCAAACGGTGGACCCCGCAAAGCCTTCTCCTGCTCCTGTTGTTTCTCGTGCTGGCCGTGCTTGCGGTTTTTCCTCTCTACGCGTTGGCCCTGGCTTCGCTGAAGCCTTCGAAAGAGCTGCTGCGGATGGGGCTTAACCTGAAATGGGATTTCGAAATCATGTCGTTCAAAAATTACGCATTCCTATTCTCGGAGAGCGCGAAGAAGTACTTGGTGTGGTACGGAAACAGCTTGGGCATCACCGCCGTATACACGGTGCTGAGCCTGCTGTTGTCTTCCATGGTCGGGTACGGGATCGCCATGTACCGCTTCCCGGGGCGCAACCTGATCTTCGTCTTCGTGCTGCTCGTCATGATGGTGCCGGTGGAAATCATCATGCTTCCTCTGTACAAGCAGATGATTTCCCTGCGAATGATCGATACGTTCCGGGGCGTCGTGCTGCCTTTCCTGGTCGCGCCGCTTCCGATCTTCTTTTTCCGGCAATACGCGGAGGGGCTGCCCAAGGATTTCCTGGATGCCGGACGCATGGATGGTTGCACGGAATACGGCATCTTCTTCCGCATCATGGTGCCGCTCATGGCGCCGGCGTTCGGCGCGATGGCGATTCTGCAGGCGCTCGGCAGCTGGAACAGCTTCGTCTGGCCGCTGATCGTGCTGAAAACGGGGTCCAAGCTCACGCTGCCGATCGGGCTCTCCAGTCTTGTCACCCCTTACGGCAACAACTACGACATCCTGATCGCCGGCTCGGTCATCGCGATCGTTCCGATATTGCTGGTATTCATCTTCTTCCAACGCTACTTCGTCTCCGGCCTGACGGTCGGCGGCGTGAAAGGGTGA
- a CDS encoding glycoside hydrolase family 43 protein, translating into MTRNPSLTSAPLIEQRADPWIYRHADGYYYFTASVPEYDRIEIRRSRTLHGLRDADPVVAWRKHETGKLSANIWAPEIHFIKGKWYIYFAAARTAETNEGLFDHRMYVLENDSENPLEGVWAEKGQIRTRWESFSLDATTFEHRGIRYLVWAQKEPEIPGNSNLYISEMSNPWTLRGEQVMLTMPVYPWETIGFKVNEGAAVLKRDGRIYISYSASATDANYCMGLLTASEDADLLDPNSWSKSPHPVLATDEEKGLYGPGHNSFTVSEDGESDILVFHARTYKEIQGDPLYDPNRHTFFRPLSRFPDGAISFE; encoded by the coding sequence ATGACACGAAATCCATCCCTTACATCCGCCCCTTTGATCGAGCAGAGAGCCGATCCCTGGATCTATCGGCATGCCGACGGGTACTACTATTTCACGGCTTCGGTACCCGAATACGACAGAATCGAAATCCGGCGTTCCCGTACGCTGCATGGGCTGCGGGATGCGGATCCCGTGGTTGCCTGGAGAAAACACGAGACCGGGAAACTGAGCGCCAACATCTGGGCGCCGGAAATCCATTTCATTAAAGGAAAGTGGTACATCTACTTCGCGGCCGCGCGGACGGCGGAAACGAATGAAGGGTTGTTCGACCATCGCATGTACGTATTGGAGAACGATTCCGAAAATCCGCTGGAGGGCGTTTGGGCGGAGAAGGGGCAAATCCGGACCCGGTGGGAAAGCTTTTCGCTCGACGCGACGACGTTCGAGCACCGGGGAATCCGGTATCTGGTCTGGGCGCAGAAAGAGCCCGAAATACCGGGCAATTCGAATCTTTATATTTCCGAAATGAGCAACCCCTGGACGCTGCGGGGCGAGCAGGTCATGCTGACGATGCCGGTTTATCCGTGGGAGACCATCGGGTTCAAGGTGAATGAGGGGGCGGCGGTGCTCAAACGAGACGGCCGAATCTACATCAGCTATTCCGCAAGCGCCACCGACGCGAATTATTGCATGGGCCTGCTGACGGCGTCCGAGGATGCGGACCTGCTCGACCCGAACTCCTGGAGCAAATCGCCGCATCCCGTTCTCGCCACCGACGAAGAGAAAGGCTTGTACGGGCCCGGCCACAACAGCTTCACCGTATCGGAAGACGGGGAGTCCGACATCCTCGTCTTCCATGCCCGCACGTATAAGGAGATTCAAGGGGATCCGCTCTACGATCCGAACCGCCACACGTTCTTTCGGCCGCTGAGCCGGTTTCCGGACGGAGCGATATCTTTCGAGTGA
- a CDS encoding carbohydrate ABC transporter permease, with protein sequence MTNSTRYWMKTSLAYVLLLGGSAVMLIPFFWMLSTSLKESYQVFTTPIKWIPDPIKWSNYVTTFTSLPFGRWFNNTLIITVASIIGAVVSCILVSYGFARFRARGRNVLFILTLATMMLPDTVTLIPKFYLFSQFGWVNTYYPLIVPLFFGKAYFIFLLRQFFMSIPTDFEEAAKIDGASTFGILWRVILPLTLPAIVTITIFQFNDSWKDLLQPILYLSKPDLYTLTLGINFFKSENDVQWNYLMAASFVTMLPSLFFYFIGQKYFVESITLTGMKG encoded by the coding sequence ATGACGAACAGCACGCGCTATTGGATGAAAACCTCGCTCGCTTACGTGTTGCTTTTGGGCGGTTCGGCGGTCATGCTCATCCCGTTTTTCTGGATGCTGTCCACGTCGCTGAAGGAATCTTATCAGGTATTCACGACGCCGATCAAATGGATTCCCGACCCGATCAAATGGAGCAACTACGTCACGACGTTTACCAGCCTTCCGTTCGGCCGATGGTTTAACAATACGCTGATCATCACGGTTGCGAGCATCATCGGCGCGGTCGTTTCTTGCATTCTCGTCTCGTATGGCTTTGCCAGGTTCCGGGCCAGGGGCAGAAACGTTCTTTTCATTTTGACTTTGGCTACGATGATGCTTCCGGATACCGTAACGCTGATCCCCAAGTTCTACCTGTTTTCTCAATTCGGATGGGTCAATACGTACTATCCTCTCATTGTCCCTCTCTTCTTCGGCAAAGCCTACTTTATCTTCCTGCTGCGCCAGTTCTTCATGTCGATTCCGACGGACTTCGAAGAAGCGGCCAAAATCGACGGCGCATCGACGTTCGGCATCTTGTGGCGGGTCATCCTTCCGCTGACGCTGCCGGCGATCGTCACGATCACGATTTTCCAATTCAACGATTCATGGAAGGATCTCCTTCAACCGATCCTGTATTTAAGTAAACCGGATCTCTATACGCTTACGCTTGGCATTAACTTTTTCAAAAGCGAAAACGACGTCCAATGGAACTACCTGATGGCCGCTTCCTTCGTGACGATGCTGCCCTCGCTGTTCTTCTATTTCATTGGGCAAAAATATTTCGTAGAAAGCATTACGCTCACCGGCATGAAAGGATGA
- a CDS encoding carbohydrate ABC transporter permease, with the protein MEAVTQTDVKVRGRKKRSKAERKEARMFYILTGPWLLGLLIFFALPMLASLWISLNQWDLLTPEKFVGLKNYRTAFRHDPLFWQSLKVTALYSVFSVPLGLVFSLLLALLLNQGVRGMRLFRTIFYLPAVVSGVSVLVLWAWIFNPQVGLLNTMLGYLGIEGPGWIFDPHWALPSMVIMSLWSTVGGSIIIWLAGLKGISPSLYEAAELDGAGAWQKFKSVTLPMLTPTIFFSLVTDIIGKMQTFGEAYVLTKGGPMNSTLFFNFYLFDHAFQNFRMGYASALAWVLFIIILVLTIVVVKSSALWVYYEGERN; encoded by the coding sequence ATGGAAGCGGTGACACAAACAGACGTGAAAGTCAGAGGGCGAAAAAAGCGCTCGAAAGCGGAACGCAAGGAAGCCCGGATGTTTTATATTCTGACGGGACCGTGGCTGCTCGGATTGTTGATTTTTTTCGCGCTTCCGATGCTCGCTTCCCTGTGGATCAGTCTCAACCAGTGGGATTTGCTGACTCCGGAGAAATTCGTGGGTTTGAAAAACTACAGAACCGCGTTCAGACACGACCCGCTTTTTTGGCAGTCTCTTAAGGTGACGGCTTTATATTCGGTATTTTCCGTTCCTCTGGGTTTGGTTTTTTCCCTCTTGCTCGCTTTGCTGCTGAACCAGGGAGTAAGGGGCATGCGGCTCTTCCGGACGATCTTCTATTTGCCCGCCGTCGTGAGCGGCGTATCCGTTCTCGTATTGTGGGCGTGGATCTTCAACCCGCAGGTCGGATTGCTGAATACGATGCTCGGCTATTTGGGCATTGAAGGACCCGGTTGGATTTTCGATCCCCATTGGGCGCTTCCCTCCATGGTTATCATGAGCTTGTGGTCCACCGTCGGCGGCAGCATCATTATCTGGCTGGCCGGTTTGAAAGGCATTTCTCCTTCCTTATACGAGGCGGCTGAGCTCGACGGTGCCGGCGCATGGCAGAAGTTCAAGAGCGTGACGCTCCCCATGTTAACCCCGACGATTTTCTTCAGCCTGGTTACGGACATCATCGGCAAGATGCAGACATTCGGCGAAGCGTATGTTCTGACCAAGGGCGGACCGATGAATTCCACGCTGTTCTTCAATTTCTACCTGTTCGATCATGCTTTCCAAAATTTCCGGATGGGCTATGCTTCCGCGTTGGCCTGGGTACTATTCATTATTATCCTGGTGCTGACGATCGTTGTCGTGAAGTCATCCGCTCTGTGGGTTTATTACGAAGGGGAAAGGAACTGA
- a CDS encoding glycogen debranching protein, translating to METKRELRLDRSLDSFREERDVREVTIRDLYICAGNRSYMVGSQNGGFPDFGHHVQDEMGGLWDHPIKLMDGFWLRIADREDTETEGGVWLDAADTFCNYPYYNEFVYRLEKWGLEVVRHQFCPDDTEGFVVTYRLRDKSGEGRRLAVEFNGRSDLSPVWFSEHAGIEDGQDEGSIDWESHTFRGRDDRNPWFVIFGSDQPFADAHIGQDPEGPRATAGLGVSAGLTYEVEIPAGEQAVIRFFIAGSYRSEEEASQTFDRLKREHAELLEAKRARYESLLNKTVLTLPDDRLRYIFDWVKFHNDWLVREVPEIGRGFGAGHPEYPWWFGCDNSYALLGLLPVGQHRLALETSDLIRSVSERANGNGRIIHELSTCDVVANPGNTQETPHYIQSVWELFSWTGDRAFLERAYPTVKKGLSWLLEEMDPDGDLLPEGYGIIEIEGLNVELIDTAVYTWSALQCGARMAELFGEMELASRYSETALRLGDKINRDLWIDSEGLYADAMAPVGKVLERMPLYIARARADGAESAARQMEEMQAVMGGMDPDQERPWLFKNWVINTPMEVGLAPRDQAVRALDRMGTEEFTGPCGTYLSGMYRTNMMTISTGVQAVAEAKYDRMDESLRFIRLIASTFNLRLPGSISEMSPDYGCFVQAWTNYGMAWPLMRFMFGIQPESHLNKLTLRPRLPSEWKEASVERVELGSGARSNELDLGIELGSEQDAYRIKLANEGWNIVLDVPNASGAEIRLDGARIQPEAVGPDGSAVIRIERAASHEILVMRG from the coding sequence ATGGAAACGAAGCGGGAACTGCGGCTTGACCGATCGCTGGATTCATTCCGGGAGGAAAGGGATGTCCGGGAGGTCACGATTCGGGATTTGTATATTTGCGCGGGAAACCGATCTTACATGGTCGGTTCGCAAAACGGAGGATTTCCGGATTTCGGGCATCACGTCCAGGATGAGATGGGCGGGTTGTGGGACCATCCGATCAAACTGATGGACGGCTTTTGGCTTCGTATCGCCGATCGGGAAGATACGGAAACCGAAGGCGGCGTTTGGCTGGATGCCGCCGATACGTTTTGCAATTATCCCTATTACAATGAGTTCGTTTACCGTCTTGAGAAATGGGGACTCGAAGTCGTCCGCCATCAATTTTGCCCCGACGATACGGAAGGCTTCGTGGTGACCTATCGGTTGCGCGATAAGAGCGGTGAAGGCCGGAGGCTGGCGGTGGAATTCAACGGACGCTCGGATTTGAGTCCGGTTTGGTTTTCGGAACATGCGGGCATTGAAGACGGCCAAGACGAGGGAAGCATCGATTGGGAAAGCCATACGTTTCGCGGTCGGGACGACCGGAACCCTTGGTTCGTTATTTTCGGGTCCGATCAACCGTTCGCGGACGCCCATATCGGGCAAGATCCGGAAGGCCCCCGCGCAACAGCGGGATTGGGCGTATCGGCCGGGCTGACCTACGAGGTGGAGATTCCGGCGGGTGAACAAGCGGTCATCCGGTTTTTTATCGCGGGGTCTTACCGTTCCGAAGAAGAAGCTTCGCAAACGTTCGATCGATTGAAACGGGAACATGCGGAGCTGTTGGAAGCCAAAAGGGCTCGTTACGAGTCTTTGCTGAACAAAACCGTGCTGACCCTTCCGGACGACCGCCTGCGTTATATTTTCGACTGGGTCAAATTCCATAACGACTGGCTGGTCCGCGAAGTGCCCGAGATCGGGCGAGGATTCGGCGCAGGACATCCGGAGTATCCATGGTGGTTCGGCTGCGACAACAGCTATGCGCTGCTGGGCTTGCTGCCGGTGGGACAACACCGGCTGGCGCTGGAAACGTCCGATCTGATTCGAAGCGTGTCCGAGCGCGCGAACGGCAACGGCCGGATCATCCATGAACTGTCCACCTGCGATGTCGTGGCGAATCCCGGGAATACGCAGGAGACGCCCCATTACATTCAGAGCGTGTGGGAGCTGTTCTCGTGGACGGGAGACCGGGCGTTTCTGGAGCGGGCTTATCCGACGGTGAAGAAAGGCTTGTCCTGGCTGCTCGAAGAAATGGATCCGGACGGCGATTTGCTGCCCGAGGGATACGGCATCATCGAGATTGAAGGACTGAACGTCGAGCTGATCGATACGGCCGTGTATACCTGGTCCGCGCTTCAGTGCGGCGCCCGCATGGCGGAGCTTTTCGGAGAGATGGAATTGGCAAGTCGCTACTCCGAAACCGCCTTGCGGCTCGGGGACAAAATCAACCGCGACCTTTGGATCGACAGCGAAGGTTTGTACGCCGACGCCATGGCGCCGGTCGGTAAAGTGCTGGAGAGGATGCCGCTGTACATTGCGCGGGCCAGAGCGGACGGAGCCGAAAGCGCCGCGCGGCAGATGGAAGAGATGCAGGCGGTGATGGGCGGAATGGATCCCGATCAGGAACGGCCATGGCTGTTCAAAAACTGGGTGATCAATACGCCGATGGAAGTCGGGCTTGCTCCCCGCGACCAAGCCGTACGGGCACTGGACCGAATGGGAACGGAGGAATTCACCGGTCCTTGTGGGACCTACCTGTCCGGAATGTACCGGACGAACATGATGACGATTTCGACGGGCGTACAGGCCGTCGCCGAGGCGAAGTACGACCGGATGGACGAATCGCTTCGCTTTATCCGTCTTATTGCCTCGACGTTCAACCTGCGTCTTCCCGGGTCGATCTCGGAGATGTCGCCCGATTACGGGTGTTTCGTCCAGGCGTGGACGAATTACGGGATGGCTTGGCCGTTGATGCGGTTCATGTTCGGGATCCAACCGGAGTCCCATTTGAACAAGCTGACGCTCCGCCCTCGCCTTCCTTCGGAATGGAAAGAAGCTTCCGTGGAACGCGTGGAGCTCGGGTCGGGAGCCCGTTCCAACGAGCTGGATTTGGGCATCGAGCTCGGCTCGGAACAAGACGCGTACCGGATTAAGCTGGCAAATGAAGGCTGGAATATCGTATTGGACGTGCCGAACGCATCCGGCGCCGAAATCCGGTTGGACGGAGCCCGGATACAACCGGAAGCGGTCGGTCCGGACGGCTCGGCTGTCATTCGGATCGAGCGCGCTGCATCCCATGAAATTCTCGTGATGCGAGGTTGA
- a CDS encoding amylo-alpha-1,6-glucosidase, whose translation MRSRVIKENDLFLMTDEGGDIAAETGSVFGLFTRDTRFLSRLEIRINGLKPVLLSSSADESWRASIRLTNPHMEKSDGTLILWRESVEIERKRFIYDGVLYESITLTNYHPKAVSFEFSTLWDTDFADMFVVRGYEAPPGGQKTVLAPQPGKLVFRYIGSDRVVRETRIEWEGDQVADAEGSIRFLLSLQPREKQVLSFRIVPVVDGLEPAIHAEEEALSKLERSYAEWNGATASVQSDDPLFDRMYARGVQDLRVLLTDLGHGPFPVAGLPIFAVPFGRDSLIAALQMLAVQSEVAKGTLRTMASMQGTKIDPSRDEQPGKIMHEIRYGELANLGRIPFTPYYGTIDATPLFLILAAEYYHWTADRELMVELLPHIEQALHWLDHYGDSDGDGFVEYRREADGGLANQGWKDSGDSIVHEDGELARGSIALVEVQGYVYLAKTRLAPILAELGLTDKASKLSEEAELLRKRFEDAYWMEDERFYAIALDGDKKQVRSVTSNTGQALMSGIVSESRARAVAERMVSEDMFSGYGIRTMSKRSAGYNPMSYHDGSIWPHDNSLCILGLKKYGFNREAVQVVEGLMQAAAHYEYHRLPELFCGYDRSLGYPVSYPVACSPQAWAAGTPLLFLQVLLGLKADGVERTLLMDPVLPSTMNELRVRQLRVGEGSLSLNLRRETGSSAILVQVIENSTGYDIRLPYAVEQ comes from the coding sequence TTGAGATCCAGGGTCATCAAAGAAAACGATCTGTTCCTGATGACGGATGAGGGCGGCGATATCGCCGCGGAAACCGGATCCGTCTTCGGACTGTTCACCCGGGACACCCGATTTCTGAGCCGTTTGGAGATCCGAATCAACGGCTTGAAACCGGTATTGTTGTCCTCCTCCGCCGATGAAAGCTGGCGGGCTTCCATCCGTTTGACCAACCCCCATATGGAGAAATCCGACGGTACGCTTATCTTGTGGCGGGAATCCGTTGAAATCGAACGCAAACGCTTTATTTATGACGGCGTTCTTTATGAGTCGATCACGCTGACCAATTATCATCCCAAAGCCGTAAGCTTCGAGTTCAGCACGCTCTGGGATACCGATTTTGCCGACATGTTCGTCGTCCGAGGCTACGAGGCGCCGCCGGGCGGGCAGAAGACCGTCTTGGCCCCGCAGCCGGGGAAACTCGTATTTCGTTACATAGGCAGCGACCGGGTCGTCCGGGAAACCCGGATCGAATGGGAAGGCGATCAGGTCGCGGATGCGGAAGGGAGCATACGGTTCCTTCTTTCCCTGCAGCCAAGGGAGAAGCAAGTCCTTTCTTTCCGTATCGTCCCTGTCGTGGACGGCCTGGAACCCGCCATTCACGCAGAGGAAGAGGCGCTTTCCAAACTCGAGCGTTCCTACGCGGAATGGAACGGCGCCACCGCGTCGGTTCAAAGCGACGACCCGCTGTTCGACCGGATGTACGCCCGGGGCGTGCAAGATCTAAGGGTCCTGTTGACCGATCTTGGGCATGGACCGTTTCCGGTTGCCGGGTTGCCGATTTTCGCGGTTCCTTTCGGGCGGGATAGCCTGATCGCCGCTCTCCAGATGCTGGCCGTACAATCGGAAGTCGCGAAAGGCACTCTGCGGACGATGGCTTCGATGCAGGGCACCAAGATCGATCCTTCGAGGGACGAACAGCCCGGCAAAATCATGCATGAGATCCGGTACGGCGAGCTGGCCAATCTGGGCCGAATTCCATTCACGCCGTATTACGGGACGATCGACGCCACTCCGCTCTTTCTCATTCTTGCCGCGGAGTACTATCATTGGACGGCGGATCGCGAATTGATGGTCGAGCTGCTTCCCCATATCGAGCAAGCGCTGCACTGGCTGGATCATTACGGGGATTCGGACGGGGACGGATTCGTCGAGTACCGGCGGGAAGCGGACGGCGGACTCGCCAACCAAGGCTGGAAGGATTCCGGCGATTCCATCGTCCATGAGGATGGGGAATTGGCCCGAGGGTCGATTGCGCTCGTGGAAGTTCAGGGGTACGTCTACCTGGCGAAAACCCGGCTTGCTCCCATCCTCGCCGAGCTAGGGCTTACGGATAAGGCCTCCAAGTTGTCTGAGGAGGCGGAGCTGCTGCGGAAACGGTTCGAGGATGCGTATTGGATGGAGGACGAGCGCTTTTACGCGATCGCGCTCGACGGCGACAAGAAGCAGGTGCGTTCCGTGACTTCCAACACGGGCCAAGCGCTGATGTCCGGCATCGTCTCCGAGTCAAGGGCGCGCGCGGTAGCCGAGCGCATGGTCAGCGAGGATATGTTCAGCGGTTACGGAATCCGGACGATGAGCAAGCGTTCCGCCGGGTATAATCCGATGAGCTACCACGACGGCAGCATTTGGCCGCACGACAATTCGCTGTGCATCCTGGGCCTGAAAAAATACGGCTTCAACCGGGAAGCCGTGCAGGTCGTGGAAGGCTTGATGCAGGCGGCGGCGCACTACGAGTATCACCGTCTGCCCGAGCTGTTCTGCGGTTACGACCGGTCTCTCGGCTATCCCGTATCTTATCCGGTCGCCTGTTCGCCTCAAGCTTGGGCCGCGGGTACGCCGCTGCTTTTCTTGCAAGTGCTTCTCGGCTTGAAAGCTGACGGGGTCGAACGCACGCTCTTGATGGACCCCGTTCTGCCGTCCACGATGAACGAGCTCCGAGTACGGCAGCTGCGCGTTGGTGAAGGCTCGCTCAGCTTGAATCTGCGGCGGGAAACCGGTAGTTCCGCGATTCTCGTGCAGGTGATAGAGAACTCGACGGGCTACGACATCCGCCTTCCCTACGCGGTCGAACAGTAG
- a CDS encoding LacI family DNA-binding transcriptional regulator — MVTIKDIAKKAGVSITTVSRALNGYDDVNETTRRKVTELAQQMGYSPNMAARSLIMKKTKTLGLLLSGITRNSAKDNIAFEVLCGMNDRAGELNYDLVLFSTTPQKQKVKSYKALCHERGVDGVIIMGIRLDDPYLNEIITSDIACVLIDIPLKGPQVGFATSDNVGGAYRATRHLLENGHRNIGFINGHSQAHVSIQRLDGFKQALAEAGLSLDDSLLLDGSFSEEGGKEAAYQLLSKRPDVTAIFCASDLMALGAMQAVRGLGLRIPEDISIIGFDNINVTEYSTPALTTVHQNKYELGYHSAQMLIDLLEGRNVQTQLTLPTELVRRGSVADIRK; from the coding sequence GTGGTTACGATCAAAGACATTGCTAAAAAAGCCGGAGTTTCCATCACGACGGTCTCCCGTGCGTTAAACGGGTACGACGACGTCAACGAAACGACCCGGCGCAAAGTGACGGAACTCGCCCAGCAAATGGGTTACAGCCCCAATATGGCCGCCCGCTCTTTGATCATGAAAAAAACGAAAACGCTCGGCTTGCTCCTCTCCGGCATTACGCGGAACAGCGCCAAGGACAACATCGCCTTCGAGGTGCTCTGCGGCATGAACGACCGGGCAGGCGAACTGAATTACGATCTCGTGCTGTTCAGCACGACGCCGCAGAAGCAGAAGGTGAAATCCTATAAGGCATTATGCCATGAGCGCGGAGTCGACGGCGTGATCATCATGGGCATCCGTCTGGATGATCCCTATCTGAACGAAATCATCACTTCGGACATCGCTTGCGTGCTGATCGACATACCGCTCAAAGGCCCTCAGGTCGGATTCGCCACTTCCGACAACGTAGGGGGTGCTTACCGGGCGACTCGGCACCTTCTCGAGAACGGGCACCGGAACATCGGATTCATCAACGGTCACTCACAAGCCCACGTCAGCATCCAGCGGCTGGATGGCTTCAAGCAAGCCTTGGCGGAAGCGGGTCTGTCGCTCGACGATTCGCTGCTTCTCGACGGATCCTTCTCCGAAGAAGGCGGCAAGGAAGCCGCCTACCAACTGCTGTCGAAGCGGCCGGACGTCACGGCGATTTTCTGCGCCAGCGACTTGATGGCGCTCGGCGCAATGCAAGCTGTCCGCGGTCTCGGACTGCGCATTCCGGAGGACATCTCGATCATCGGTTTCGACAACATCAACGTGACGGAATACAGCACGCCGGCGCTCACGACGGTTCACCAAAACAAGTACGAACTCGGCTACCATTCGGCCCAAATGCTGATCGACCTGCTCGAAGGCCGGAACGTCCAGACCCAGCTGACGTTGCCGACGGAACTGGTCCGAAGGGGAAGCGTTGCCGATATCCGCAAATAA